The genomic segment ATGTCGATCCATAGTTTCAACGAGGAGGTGAATAAACTCCAGAATCGCAAGCTCATTCTGCAAACATAGACACCAACCAAATCATGGATCTTCAACTTTTTAAGTTGGATGAAGAGCAAGAAGACTTTTCATGCTAGTCAATGGACGTATTTCAACTTTCTAAGAAAGTATGCACAAGATCCTAAAATTTTCTCACGAATCATCATTTGAACTTAAGGATGCTGCTATTCTCATCATTTTGTTGACAGGGTATTCTTTCACAGGCTTTAAAAAGAACTTACGTGTTCCCTAGTTTTTCTTCGATGGTTAATGCCCATGTTTCATAGAAAACTTGGTTTTTCATAAACTTTAGTATAAACTAACTCTTTGACTAACACTCAATTCAAGCTAACGCATCATTCACAAATAGTAAGTCATGGCAATATATGAGCAATGTAGCCAGTAACAAATGATAATCAAATACGTACAAACTAGGGTACCCAAATCCATCAACCTCAAGTGCTTTTTAGATACATTAATTTTGAGATGCATATATTGAAGATTGTTAATACTACAATAAATTTGGTGTATGTCATTGCTTTGACCACATAACCAAGTCagcaaaaaaataaatgtagcTATAAAAATGTTGCAATATTATACAGGATCAAGTTAGATTAAATCATCACTTCGAAAACTGATATTGACGCCCAATCATCTAATGCTCTTGCCTCATGGTGTGGTAACACTGCAAGTCTAGTGAGTGGACTACGGTATTATTTTAGATTTCCAAATAAGAAAGCTGTTTGCAGAATACATACCCAACACAGCCACTCTATAACACTCAACCATTTATTGCAAAGATACACCATTTCAATATTGATCCAAAATAATAAAGCAGTAGGTTAGATATCACGAACACAGCCACGCTACAATATTAAGCATtccaaaaagtaataatttctcaATAAATCCTTCAATTTTTATGTGGCAgttacaattattatttttacttttGTTGATTTCACAAGCAAAACAGCCTATGGAAGAAACAAGAACAGGAAAATGTAGCACATAATGCACAAAGGAAGATCGATAAATACAAAACTGTAAAACTTACTTCTTCATTGTCTACTCCAACCAGGAAAAATAGTGATGCATATCGCCTATACACAATTTTGTAGTTTCGATGCTCAACAAAGGAACACTGTTCAAAATAGAGCAAACAAATGTTATCACAAGCACGATTACCAAAAACTTAAGCAACTTACATTGGACGAGATAAATGCCACTAACCATAAGACACACACGTCTTCTATCACTCTACTTAACAATTAGCAGCTTAGCAGCGAAGTTAACATGAAAATGAAGATGGAAAAATAAAAGTAGATGAGCAAAAAGACTCGAAGTCCCTACCCTGTAATAAAGCAAGTGATTTGAGATTTCAAATTACATTTTCCAGTGACTGAAGAAAGTAGATATCAGCACATCCTAGTCACTGTACTTATAAACTATTTCACAACGTATGATCAGAACTTGTCAACACGACCACATGGCTGTGATGAAAAACTGTACCGAGCCCACTACTTAGGTTCCAAAGAAATAATGACAATCGAATAAATTAACAAAACCATAacatttaatataattatagtTTGTGACATGGAATCACTGTATGGTAAGAAACACACCAACACCAAAATTATCCCAAGCAGAACcaaatgaaaattaattcaATCGCATAATTGGTGAATTGATCGTGCATTGATCCTTGTCATTTTTCCCCCCAAAAAAACTGCCAGTTTGCTAATATGCTTTCAAAATAGCCACAAATTGCTTCTCCTTCATCAGAATCTTATACTAGGACGAAGATGAGTCTAAAACTAGGACGCACATATCTTCGGTGCTTCTACAGGCTCTCTCCAGACCGTAATTAGACACGTTTGAATCCAAAACTAGGACGCACAGATCGATTTTTCCTAACCTAAATTTCAAGCTTGAACTTTCTACAACCGCATCCATAGGACCACAACAATTCATCAAAATCAAACCGCCAGGAAGTTCCAAAGTCAAGTTCATGCAGCTACTCACCAAATTAGCGATCAGAGTAAAATCCACAGGAAAAGGACAAGATTGATTTACATGAATCCATAAGAGACTAAACCAAGGAGATGGCAGATCAAGCAGCAGGtgcaatcaatcaaatcatgtgCATTTCTTCCATTTTCGAGTGCTAAATGAGATCCAGTTTCATTCTTCTTTATAAAGTACGTCATATCAAAATAAACGCAAAATTGTAACAAAATACAGAAAAGCAGAGACCTGTTGCTCGGTGCGGACGAGACATTTGCGGACGATTTCACCTTCGAGAGCGCGTCGTTCCTCGATCGTTAGATATTCGTAGTACTGAGCTAGACGGGTCTGTCCTTGCTTGTTTACCATCAGTACGAATCTTATTCCCATCTCAATTCAAGTATGCAGCTCTTTTCCCTATCTTCTTGATCCTCCGCAGATTGAAATAAATCGCAGACTGCTGAACCTCGAATCCGTTCAATTCCCAAGTCGTCTCTGTATTCCGTTGGAAATTTAACATACAAGAAATACCAATTTGACCCCTAAATTTTGAGATGGATTACAATTTTGCCATGGGTCGAGGACTTTTGGTCTTTATAACCACATATTATTCGACCTTATATAATCAAGAGTATGGAGtatcaacaattttttttattaccgTATAGAAAAATAAATGCATCAAAATCACTTGGGATATTTTCAGGTAGAGGTATTTGAGGTGATTTAGAttctaaatcataaattaaatatgtaatccaattgtatttttttttttcgtttcAATTTTTACGAAAATATGAACTTGAAGTAAGATACAGTGATACAGGTTTTTTTATTCAATACTGACTACTATGATGATTTGTCGAAACATCACTTAGTTTTTATGTCAGTCTTAAATTCAAAATACAATATAATAAACACATATTTTCGAAGTTGGATTTAATAACGGGGTTGATGAATAAAAAAACTTCTTTATAGAGCAATTTCCAATAAATATTTACGACATCATTTACTTTTGTACTTTACTTTTCATTTGCaagtcaaataaaaaaaatttagaatacACATAGTTGTCTCTTTAATCTAGTAACTTTTTTAGGTTTTCAAAAAAATGGTTGCTAAACTATACAAATTGTTTGCCAATCGGTATCAGGATTGATCGAATTCATGGTAAATATACGATATTGTTTGGTGTTGTCGATAAGATAATTAACTCATACACCAAACCTGATAGGATAAATAATTACACCACCTAAACTTATTATATCTATTAACTTTATAATATCATTACATCATCCAGTTTCATTAATCAAAC from the Primulina eburnea isolate SZY01 chromosome 3, ASM2296580v1, whole genome shotgun sequence genome contains:
- the LOC140825895 gene encoding AP-4 complex subunit sigma yields the protein MGIRFVLMVNKQGQTRLAQYYEYLTIEERRALEGEIVRKCLVRTEQQCSFVEHRNYKIVYRRYASLFFLVGVDNEENELAILEFIHLLVETMDRHFGNVCELDIMFHLEKAHFMLEEMVMNGCIVETSKANILSPIQLMDKAS